GAGCCGCCGCAGCCGTCGCGTGTCCTCGGCGGCGATCACATCCGCCCCGGCCAACTCCTCGGCGAGCCGGGGCGGCGCGTCCGCGATCTCACCGATGGGAGTACCTGCCAACACAAGGATTCCAGTCACACCCCCATCCTCCCAGCCACGCCGTGACCGGGGCGCAGCCGCTGGCGGGGACGACGAGGACCGGGACGAAACCGAGCGCCGGGCACGGCGAGGACCGGGGCGAACCCGAACGCCGAGACGCCGAGAACCAGGGCGAACCCGAGAAGCCGGAAACGCCGAAGACCGGGACGAAACCCAGAGCCGGGCACGGCGAGAACCAGGGCGAAGCCGAACGCCAGAGACGCCGAGAACCAGGGCGAACCCGAGAAGCCGGAGACGACGAGGACCTCGACGAAACCGAGAAGCCGGAGACGGCGAAGGCCTGGACGAAACCGGGGCGCGGGCACGGCGACGGCCGGGCCACATCCTCATCCCGCGGGACTCCCACAGCCGTGTTCCCTACGATGGCGCGGTGACCAGTACCGCGTCCTCCACGGACACCCGGCAGGACCAGGCCACCGAAGACCCGCGGCCGTCGTGGCAGCACCGCCTGCGCCGTTTCGGCTACACGGCACCGCCGAGAGGCGACGTCCGCGGCCGGCTGGTGCCCCCGTACACCCGCCCCAGCCCGCGCTTCTGGGCCGTCCTCGGGCTGCGCGAGGAGGTCGCGGCCCGCCTCGTCCGCTGGTCGTCCTGGGGCGGCCCCCTGCTGGTCACGCTGGTCGCCGGGCTGATGCGGTTCTACAACCTGGGCAGCCCCAAGGCGGTGATATTCGACGAGACGTACTACGCCAAGGACGCGTGGGCGATCGTCCACCGCGGCTACGAGGTCAACTGGGCCAAGAACGCCAACGAGCTGATCCTCCAGAACAACGGGAACGTCCCGATCCCGACGGACCCGGCGTACGTGGTGCACCCACCCGTCGGCAAGTACGTGATCGGTCTGGGCGAGCTGATGTTCGGCTTCGACCCGTTCGGCTGGCGGTTCATGACCGCCCTGCTCGGCACGCTCTCCGTCCTCATGCTGTGCCGTATCGGCCGCCGTATCTTCCGCTCGACGTTCCTCGGCTGCCTCGCGGGCGGCCTGATGGCGGTCGACGGCCTGCACTTCGTGATGAGCCGTACGGCGCTGCTGGACCAGGTGCTGATGTTCTTCGTCCTGGCGGCGTTCGGCTGTCTGGTGATCGACCGCGACAGGGCACGAGCACGCCTGGCCGCGGCCCTCCCCCCGGACGGCGACGGGGTCGTACGCCCCAACTCCCTCATCGCCGAGACCACCCGCCTTGGCTGGCGCCCGTACCGCTGGCTGGCCGGACTCTGCCTGGGCCTGGCGCTCGGCACCAAGTGGAACGCCCTGTACTTCATGGTGTTCTTCGGAATCATGACGGTGCTCTGGGACTACGCGGCCCGCAAGGTCGCCGGCGCCCGCCAGCCGCTGATCGCGACGATGCAACGCGACCTGGGCCTGGCGTTCCTCTCCACGGTCCCGGTCATGATCGTCACGTATCTGGTCTCCTGGACGGGCTGGATCCTCTCCCCCGACGACGGCAGCGGCGGCTACTACCGCGACTGGGCCGCGACCGAGGGAAGGGGCGGCTGGTTCAGCTGGCTGCCGGACTGGCTGCGCAGCCTGTGGCACTACGAGCACGCGGTCTACGAGTTCCACGTCGGCCTGTCCTCGCCCCACACGTACCAGTCGAACCCGTGGAGCTGGATCGTCCTCGGCCGCCCGGTCTCGTACTTCTACGAGTCCCCGTCCCCCGGCAACGACGGCTGCCCGGCGGACACCGTCGACAAGTGCGCCCGCGAGGTCCTGGCCATCGGCACGCCCCTGCTGTGGTGGGCCGCCGCCTTCGCCGTCCTCTACGTCCTGTGGCGCTGGTTCTTCCGCCGCGACTGGCGCGCCGGCGCGATCGCCTGCGGCATCGCCGCCGGCTACCTCCCCTGGTTCCTCTACCAGGAACGCACGATCTTCTTCTTCTACGCCGTCGTGTTCCTCCCCTTCCTCTGCCTCGCCGTCACGATGATGATCGGCGCGATCCTCGGCCCCCCGGGCGCCCCGGAACGCCGCCGAGTAGCAGGCGCCGCAGCCGCCGGCGTCCTGATCCTCCTCATCACCTGGAACTTCATCTACTTCTGGCCTCTCTACACCGGCCAGCCCATCCCGATCGACAGCTGGCGGTCCCGGATGTGGCTGGACACGTGGGTCTAGCCACTCGGGGACGTGGCGAGGTGCGGTCGGCGGCCGCGCCTCGTGTGGCCGGATACGGGGTCGTGGTGGCCTGAATCCGGGCCAGCGGGGGCTCTGGGCTAACAATCAGGGCACACACAGGGCGCATTTTTCCCACGCGTTACTGGCTCGTGTTTACAGTGAGCCTCGGCAAGCGGTTTCTGAACGTGTTCAAAGGGCGTTCGGGGTCGCACATGAGCCACTACGGGGTAACGGGGAAGGGAACGCGTCATGCGCAAGGGGGTCAAGGTCGCCATAGTCGGCGGGGTGTTCGCCGCGATGGTGGGGGGCGCCGGGTACGGCGGGTACAACTTCGTGACCGCGCTCAACGGGGACGGCGGGGGCGTCGAGAAGCGCAGCGGGCCGCCGAGTGCGGACGAGGTGCGGGAGACCACGGAGAAGTTCTTCGCCGCCTGGGAGAAGGGGGACGCGGCCACGGCCTCCTCGTACACGAACGACGCGGCGGACGCGCAGGCCGTGTTCGGCAGTTTCGTCGACGCCGCCCGGATCGCGGACGTGAAGATCGAGCCGGGCGAGCCCACCGGCTCCGGGGACAGGACCGTCCCGTACTCCGTCGCCGCCACGGTGTCGTACGACGGCAAGACCAAGAAGCTCGCCTACAAGAGCCGGCTGACCGTCGTGCGCGGGAAGACGACCGGTCGCGCCCTGGTCGACTGGCGGCCGACCGTCGTGCACCCCGAGCTCAAGGCCGGCGACCGCCTGTTCGTCGGCGAGGCGGCGGCGCCGCCCATCGAGGCCGTGGACCGGGACGGCAAGGTGCTGACCAAGGAGAAGTACCCCTCCCTGGGACCGATCCTCGACACCCTGCGCGAACGCTACGGCGCCGACGCGGGCGGCACCCCTGGCATCGAGCTGGGCGTCCGCCACACCACCACGAACGCGGGCGACACCACGCTGCTGACCCTCGCCGAGGGCAAGGCCGGCAAGCTGGAGACGACGCTCAGCGCGCGCGTGCAGGAGGCCGCCGAGAACGCGGTCAAGAAGTTCGGCGAGTCGTCCGTGGTCGCGCTGCAGCCCAGCAGCGGGGAGGTGCTGGCCGTCGCCAACAACCGCCAGGACGGCTTCAACGCGGCCTTCCAGGGCGAACTGCCGCCCGGTTCCACGATGAAGATCGTCACCGCCGCCATGCTCATCGACAACGGCGTGACCTCGATGAACGGCCCCGCCCCCTGCCCCGACACGGCCACCTGGCAGAGCCAGACCTTCAAGAACCTGCCGGGTCTGAAGGCCGACGAGACCTCGAACGCCACGCTCGCCAACGCCTTCGAGCGGTCCTGCAACACGGCGTTCATCAAGCTGATCGACGAGAAGCCGCTGACCGACGCCTCGTTGACCGAGGAGGCGCAGAACCGGTTCGGGATCGGCCGGGACGACTGGAAGACGGGCATCGCCTCCATGGACGGCAAGGTGCCGCCGTCCGGCGGGCCGAACCGGGCCGCCAACGCCATCGGGCAGGGCGATGTGTTGATGAACCCGCTGAACATGGCGTCGGTGACGTCCACGGCGATCACGGGGCGGTTCCGCCAGCCGTATCTGGTGTCGCCGAAGCTGGACGACCGGGAGTTGGCGACTGCGGAGGGGCTGAAGGCCAGTACGTCGTCGCAGTTGAAGCAGATGATGAGACTGACCGCGACGCAGGGGACCGCCGCGACCGTCATGGCCGGGCTGAGCGGGGACATCGGGGCGAAGACCGGGTCCGCGGAGATCGACGGGCAGGCGGTGGCGGACAGTTGGTTCACCGGGTTCCGGGGCGATGTGGCCGCGGCGGCGATGTCGGAGGGCGGTGGCCGCGGCGGTGAGGCGGCCGGGCCGATCGTGGTGGATGTGCTGAAGGCCGGGGGGTGAGGGGCGGGCCAGCAGGGGCTGCGCCCCGTGCTTTTCAGGCCCGCAGGGCCGTCGCCTTCCAGGCCCGCAGGGCCTGGTCTTTCAGGGGCGCGGGGAACTGCGCGAGAAGCCCCACGCACCCGCACCCGACAACGCACCCTCTTCGGCCCAACCCCACGGAGTGATCCGCGGGACTCTAGTGTGGTGGTTCTCGTTGAGCGACGAGAGGCAGCCGGGGGCAGCGGAAGGTCGGGAGCGTGGGTAAGAGAAGGCGTGTCGACGAGCGGAAGGCCGCGAAGTCGGGGAGGTCACGGCGGCACCTCGTGCTGGGCGGAGTCGCCGTCGCGGCCCTCGGCGGCGGCGCGATGGCCGTGTACACGGTGTTCGGCGCGGGCGCGGCCGCCGAGGACGGCTCGGCCGACGCCAAGGCCGTCAAGAGCGGCCCCCTGTCCGCCGCCGAGGTCCGCACGGCCGCGACCACGTTCCTCACCGCCTGGCAGAAGGGCACGGTCGCGAAGGCCGCCGCCGCCACGAACGACTCGGCGGCCGCCACCACGGCGTTGACCGGCTTCACCAAGGACGCCCACATCAAGGACGTCACCCTCACCCGCGGCAAGCGCTCGGGCGACACCGTGCCGTTCACGGTGAAGGGCACGGTCTCCTTCAAGGGCACCGAGAAGCCGCTGACCTACAAGTCCGCCCTGACCGTCGTACGGGCGGAGAAGGACGGCGAACCCGTCGTCGGCTGGCAGCCGTCCGTCGTCCACCCCGAACTCGCCGAGGGCGACCGGCTGGTGACCGGCGAGGCGGGCACTCCCCCGGTGAAGGCCCTCGACCGGGACGGCGGCGAGCTGACGACGAAGAAGTACCCGTCGCTGGGCTCGGTGCTGGACGGTCTGCGGGAGAAGTACGGCAAGAAGGCGGGCGGCAAGGCGGGCGTCGAACTGCGGATCGTCCGCGCCGACCCCAAGGACTCCGCCAAGTCCTCGAAGTCCGGCAACGCGACCGACTCCGCGAACTCCACCAAGTCCACCAAGGAGAAGGCCGCCGACAAGACGCTGCTGGAGCTGAGCAAAGGCACCCCGGGTGAGGTGAAGACGACGCTCAGCCCGTCGCTGCAGGCCGCCGCCGAGGAGAAGGTGGCGGCCACGAAGCGGGCGTCGGTGGTCGTGATGCGGCCCTCGACCGGCGAGATCCTCGCGGCGGCCAACTCCAGCAGTTTCAACGTGGCGTTCCAGGGCTCGCTCGCCCCCGGCTCCACCATGAAGATCGTGTCGTCGGCCCTGCTCATCGACAAGGGCCTGGCCTCGGCGAACAAGGGCCACCCCTGCCCCAAGTTCTCGTCGTACGGCGGCTGGAAGTTCCAGAACGACGACAAGTTCGAGATCAAGGGCGGGACGTTCAAGGCGAGTTTCGCCCGCTCCTGCAACACCGCCTTCATCTCCCAGGCGAAGAAGCTGGACGACGACTCCCTGACCCAGGAGGCCCAGCAGGTCTTCGGGCTCGGCCTGAACAACTGGGCCATCGGCGTCTCCAGCTTCGACGGCGCGGTGCCGGTGCAGAGCGACGCTCCGATGGCGGCCTCGCTGATCGGCCAGGGCGGGGTGCGGATGAACCCGCTGAACATGGCGTCGGTGGTCTCGACCGCCAAGACGGGCGTCTTCAAGCAGCCCTACCTGGTCCCGCCGTCCGTCGACGACCGCACCCTGGCCACCGCCTCCCGGCCCATGTCCGCCACGGTCCGCGCCCAGCTCCGCGAACTCCTCCAGTACACCGCCGCGGCCGGTACGGCGGCCGAGGCGATGTCGGGTCTCGGCCCCGACTACGGCGCCAAGACCGGCTCCGCCGAGGTCGACGGCCAGAAGGAGCCCAACGGCTGGTTCACCGCCTGGAAGGGCGACCTGGCGTCCGCCGGAGTCGTCCAACAGGGTGGCCACGGCAGCGAGTCGGCGGGCCCGATCGTGGCCGCCCTGCTCAAGGCGGGCAGCGGCGGCTGACCCTGGCCGACGGCCGGCGGGCGATGGTGGGGTCCGGTAGCGGGCGGTTCAGTCGCCCGCCGCGTCCGTCCGCTGCGCGGAGCGCTCCCGGATCGGCATGTCCTCGTACGCCTCGGACGCCGGGCGCAGACACCAGTCGAGCATCGACGGCCAGGGGCCGTAGCCCGAGTCCGGGTTGAGGTGGGCCTCGCCCGGCAGCACGTCGGCGGGCAGGTCGAGGGGCTGCGCGTAGGCGGTGGCCGCGCCCGGCAGGCAGTACGGGTCGTTGTCGCTGCCGACGACCCGGGTGTACGTCGCCGACGCGGCCAGCCGCTCCGGGGTCAGCGGCGGTGGCGCGAACTCGGCGATCTCCGGCTGCTTCAGGGCGAACTCGGGGGACGGCGGGGCCACGAGGAGGACGCGGTCGACCGGCCCGGACAGGATGCCGTCCCGGGCGACCGCGTGCAGCCACAGCAGACAGGCCAGGCTGTGGCAGACCACGGTGATCCGCCGCCCCGCCAACTCGCCGAGCAGCGCGTCCAGTTCCGCCAGCCAGCGCTCCAGGTCCGGGTCGTCCGCCTCCGGGAGCTGGGGGTAGGCGACCTCGTGGCCCAGATCGGTGAGGCGGTCGGCCAGCCAGTGCTGCCAGTGGGTGGGCGGGCGGTGGTTCTGCCAGCCGTGCAGGATGAGGAAGGCGCGGGTGTCGTCGGCGGCCGGGGTTTCTGTCATCCCCCGATCGTCAGCGAAACGGATCTCTCGGTCCAGTGCCGTCTCTGTGGCTGGATGGGTTCGTTCGGGAGACGGCTGACGAAGCAGCCGACCGAAGTCCGACGGGCGACGGGCGACGGGCGACGGGCGACAGGCGACGGATGACGAAACAGCCGGCCGAAGTCCGTGCGGCCCGCGGGGGGGGGCTCCTCAGGCCGCCATCAGCGCCGCCAGTGCGCGGCCCATCGCGGCGTTGAACTCCTCCGGCGTCAGCGGCAGCCGGGACTTGACGTCCCGGCTCCACTGGTCGGCGAGTACCTCGGCGGAGCCCGCCTCGACGCCGTCGAGCGCCGCGTCGGCCAGGTCCGACGGCGCGAGCTTGGCCACGGGCCAGCCCGCCGCCATGTCGGTGTCGGCCAGGCCGAGGTGCACCGCTGTGACGAGCGTGCCCTGCTCGGCGAGTTCCAGGCGGACGCCGTTGGTCATGGCCCAGGCGGCGGCCTTGGTCAGGTGGTAGGCGCCCGCGCCCTTGCCCCCGAACCACGACATGGCGGAGAGGACGTTGACGATCGCGCCCCCGCCGTTGCCGGCGAGCGTCGGCGCGAACTCCCGGATCATTCCCAGGTGGCCGAACATGTTGGTCTCCAGCTCGTGCCGCACCGCGTCCAGCGAACCGGTCACCAGGTCGGTCCCCGTGCTGATTCCCGCGTTGTTGATGAGCAGCGAGACGTCCGGGGCGGCCTCGGCGGCGGCCCTCACGGACGCGGGATCGGCGATGTCGAGGGGCAGCACCTCGACCCCGGGCAGGTCCACGGTCTCCGGTCGACGGGCCGTCGCGTAGACCTTGCGGGCGCCCCGTTCGAGCAGGCGCTGGGCGAAGGCGCGGCCCAGGCCGCGGTTGGCTCCGGTGACAAGGGCGACGGAGTTGTTGATGTCCATGGCCGGTACGCTAAAACCTGACGCCAACGTCAGAGGCAAGTGCTGATCGTCAGGGCCCGGGGTGAGAGGAATCACCATGACGGTGACAGGGGCCGCGGCCGAGCGGCTGATCCGCATCGGCGAGGTGGCGCGAGGTGCCGGTGTCTCGGTGCGCGCCGTGCGCTACTACGAGCAGCAAGGGCTGCTCGTACCGGAGCGCAGCCCGTCCGGCCAGCGCCTGTACCGGCAGGACGCCATCGCCCTGGTCCGGTTCTTCCAGCAGATGTTCGCCGCCGGCCTGACCAGCCGGAGGATCACCGAACTCATGCCGTGCTGGGCCTCCGGGCACACCGACGCCGGGCAACGAGCCATGCTGCGCGCCGAGCGCGAGCGCATCCAGGCGCAGATCGACGACCTGCAGGCAGCCCTGGACCACCTCGACAAGGTCATCGCGATCACGGACACGCACCCGTAGGCGCGGCCGCGCCAGACCTCTGAGGCCGGAGCCGCCGATCCGAGCCGACGGCAGGGGCGCGGGAACCCAGTCGCATGGCCGCTACACCCACCACTACCGTGCGCGCATGACCACCGACGCGCAGGACACCGACGGCTCCTCAGCCCACCCCCGCTTCGCCGAGGCCCTCACCACCCTCGGCCTCGGCGACCTCCACCCCCGCATCCGCCGTTTCCCGGAAGCCACCCGCACCGCCGCGGAGGCCGCCGCCGCCCTCGGCTGCGAGTTGAGCGAGATCTGCAAGTCGCTGATCTTCGCGGCGGACGGCGTCCCCGTGCTGGTGCTGATGGACGGCGCGTCCCGCGTCGACGTGGAACTGGTCCGGCGTGAACTCGGCGCCACGAAGGTCACCCGGGCCCGCGCCGACGTCGTACGGGAGACGACCGGGTACGCGATCGGCGGCGTCCCGCCCTTCGGGCACCGGACGCGCACACGTGTCCTCGCGGACCGCTCGCTCCTCGCCCACGCGACGGTGTGGGCGGCGGCCGGCACCCCGTACACCGTCTTCCCCATGGACCCGAAGGCGCTGATCGCACACGCGGGCGCCACCCTGGTGGACGTCCGCGAGCGTGAGCGCGACGCGTGACGCCCCTCGTCACCGCGGCGGTGCTGCTCGCCGCCGTCACCCACGCGAGCTGGAACGCGATCGCCCACCGGATCACCGACAAGCTCGTCGGGTTCACGCTCATATCCGGCGGCGGCGCGCTGATCGGTTTCGCGATGGTGCCGTTCGTCCCGCTCCCGGACTCCGCCGCGTGGCCGTACCTGATCGCCTCGGTGGTCATCCACCTCGTGTACTACGTGCTGCTGATGACGTCCTTCAGGCTGGGCGACTTCGGCCAGGCGTACCCGATCGCGCGCGGCTCGGCGCCCCTCGTCGTCACCGTCCTCGCCGCCGTCTTCGCGCACGAGGTGCCGGACGGCTGGGCGGCGGCCGGCATCCTGCTCAGCTGCGCCGGGCTGACCGGGGTCGCGCTGTGGGGTCTGCGCGGCGGCCGGCCGCACTGGGCGGCGATCGGGGCGGCGCTGGCCACGGGCCTGTCGATCGCCGCGTACACGGTCGTCGACGGTCTCGGTGTCCGGGCCTCCGGGTCCGCCATGAGCTACATCGCCTGGCTGATGGCGCTGGAGGGGCTCGCGATCCCCGCGTACGCGGCCTGGCGGTGGCGCGGGGAGACGGTCGCGCTGCTCCGACCGTTCGCCGGGGTGGGCCTCCTCGGCGCGGCGCTGTCCGTGGTGGCGTACGGGCTGGTCCTGTGGGCCCAGACCAAGGCGGAGTTGGCACCCATCGCCGCCCTGCGGGAGTCGTCGATCATCGTGGGGGCGGCGATCGGGGCGGTGTTCTTCAAGGAGCGGTTCGGGGCGCCCCGGCTGGTGGCGGCGGGGCTGCTGGTGGTGGGGATCGGGCTGATGCTGCGGGCCGGGTAGGCGCCGAGCAGGCCGAGGAGGCGGGACGGACACCGCACAGGCCGTGCATCCCCCGGCGGGGAGGAGCACTCTGGAAAGAGCGGTTCCGGAGGTGATCGTGATGATGAAGACCGCAGTCGGATGGCACATCGAGCTGGAGTTCCAGGAGGACGATCAGCGCACACGGGCGGCGGCCCTCGTACGGCTCCCCGACGGGAAGGAGGTGCGGGCCAACGGCTACGCCAGCCGTCACCAGACCGACGCCAACCAGCCCCGGGTCGGCGAGGAGATAGCCGGGGCCAGGGCCCTGAACGAGCTCGCCATGAAGCTCCTCACCAAGGCCCACGACGAGATAGACGAGGCATCGGGCAGGACGTCCCACCCGATAGCCCTCTGAAGCCCTCTGCACAGACCACCCACGAGCGCCCGGCGACGAGGCGCGTCCCACCCCGGCCGCCCCCGCGCGGCCGGGGTCCCGGGCGCCCAACAGGCCAGGTTCCGCCCTGTGGTTGACTGACTCCGTGTTGCACGAGTCGGTCTTCCGGTCCGTGGACCTCCCGGTGGACGCCCGGTTCGAGGCCTGGGCGGAGCTGCTGCGGCGGACGCACGCGCCCATGGATCTGGTCCCCATCCCCCTGTCGACGGCGGACCGCGGCCACCACCCCGCCGCCGACTATCACGCCCACCAGCGTCTGATCGCCCTCGGCGACGTGACGATCTGGTCCGCCACCTTCGACCCGATCGTCTTCCGCCGCACGCCGAGGATGGTGCGGCAGTCCGACCCGGAGACGTTCCATCTCTCCCTCCTCCTCCAGGGCGAGGGCGCCGCCAGCTGGGGCAGGCAGCAAATCGCGTACGAGGCGCAGGACTTCCACGTCAACTGCACCTCGATGGCGTACGACATCCTCACCGGCACCGAACCGGTCACCACCGTCGGCGTCGAGATACCGCGCTCCCTCGTCGCCCTGCCCGCGCACAAGGCGGACCGGGTGGTCGGCAACCGTCTGTCGGGGCGGGAGGGCGTCGGCGCGCTGCTCGCGCAGTTCCTGCTGCGGCTGGCGGAGGACACGAGCCCGTACGGGCCGGCCGACGCGCCCCGCCTCGGCACGGTCGTCGCCGATCTGGTCACCGCGCTCTTCGGCCACGTCGCCGACACGGAGCCGCGGCTGACGCCGGAGGCCCACCGGCGGACGCTGCTGCTGAACGTCAAGGTGTTCATACGGCGGCATCTGGCCGACCCCGACCTCACCCCGGCGGCCATCGCCACCGCCCACCACATCTCACGCAGCTATCTGCACCGGCTGTTCCAGTCGGAGGGCCTGACCGTCGCGACGTACGTCCGCGACCAGCGGCTGCGGAACGCGTACCGCGATCTCACCGCCCCCGACCCCGTGCTGCGGGCCACGCCGATCCACGCGATCGGGGCGCGCTGGGGGTTTCCGCGGGCGGCCGAGTTCAGTCGGGCGTTCCGTACGGCGTACGGGGTGCCGCCAAGTGAGCTGCGCCGCCGGGTGGCCGCCGACGGGGCGTGAGCAGTGCACTCGTTGCCAAGTGACCGTGGACCGTCTGCCAACGACATGCGGGGGATTTCGGCGCATCCTGGTGATCGCCGCCGCGGAGGGCGGCCGTCCGGACCTCCGGGATCGGGCCAGGACAACGCGGGGGAGCCCTGGGCCGGTCCGGCCGCTCGCCGTGACGACCGCGCTCCGCGGCGCCGCCGCGCGCCGGTGGCCCCCGCCGCCCGTCACGCCTTCAGCGCCGTTCTCACCGCCGCCACCAGTGCCTGGGCCCTCGGGTCCGCCGTCACCGTCTTGCGGTAGCCGTTCGTGACGTAGCCGAAGGCGATGCCGGACTCGGGGTCGGCGAAGCCGAGCGGGCCGCCTCGGCCGGGGTGGCCGAAAGAGGTCGGGGCCAGCAGCGGGGAGGCGGTGCCGTGGAGCATGTAGCCGAGTCCGAAGCGGGTGTTGATGACGAGGACGCGGTCGGGACCGGAGGACTCCTCGGCGCGGGCCGCGGCCAGGGTCGCCGGGGCGAACAGCCGTACGCCGTCGACCTCTCCGGCGAGCGCCGCGTAGAAGCGGGCCAGGCCGTCCGCCGTGGCGATGCCGTTTGTCGCCGGGAGCGCGGACGCGCGGTACGCGGGGTCGTTCTGGTCGGGGAACGGGGTGATCGCGGCGAACGCGCGACGCGTGAGGGAGTCGGGGTCGTCGTAGGCCTCGGTGACCGACCGCTTGGCGCGGACCCGGAGGCCGCCGGTGGGCTCGGGAGCCGACTCCAGGCGTCCGGCGCGGCCGACCCGGCCCGTCGCCGCCACCGAGTCCGGCAGGCCCAGCCACAGGTCCCCGGCCAGGCCCAGCGGGGCGGCGATGTCGGACGCGATCCACTCGCCGGCGCCCCGGCCGGTCACCCGCCGGACCAGTTCGTCGAGCAGCCAGCCGTAGGTGAGGGGGTGGTAGCCGTGGGCGGTGCCGGGCTCCCAGGCCGGGGCCTGCGCGGCGACGGCCTCCGGGCCCCGGCGCGGGTCCAGCGCCTCGGCGGGGGTGAGGGGGTGGTCGAGGACCGGGAGCCCGGCACGGTGGTTGAGCACGTGCCGCACCAACACTCGGTCCTTGCCCTGCGTCTTGAACTCCGGCCAGTACCGGCCCACCGGCGCGTCGAGGTCCAGTTCCCCGCGCTCGGCCAGCAGCAGCGGTACGGCGGCGGCGACGCCCTT
This genomic stretch from Streptomyces deccanensis harbors:
- a CDS encoding helix-turn-helix domain-containing protein, whose protein sequence is MLHESVFRSVDLPVDARFEAWAELLRRTHAPMDLVPIPLSTADRGHHPAADYHAHQRLIALGDVTIWSATFDPIVFRRTPRMVRQSDPETFHLSLLLQGEGAASWGRQQIAYEAQDFHVNCTSMAYDILTGTEPVTTVGVEIPRSLVALPAHKADRVVGNRLSGREGVGALLAQFLLRLAEDTSPYGPADAPRLGTVVADLVTALFGHVADTEPRLTPEAHRRTLLLNVKVFIRRHLADPDLTPAAIATAHHISRSYLHRLFQSEGLTVATYVRDQRLRNAYRDLTAPDPVLRATPIHAIGARWGFPRAAEFSRAFRTAYGVPPSELRRRVAADGA
- a CDS encoding serine hydrolase domain-containing protein, giving the protein MDVNGMVAEGFEPVRAAFVRNFEALGERGAAVVVYRHGRRVVDLWAGTRDVDGTEPWQRDTAQIMRSATKGVAAAVPLLLAERGELDLDAPVGRYWPEFKTQGKDRVLVRHVLNHRAGLPVLDHPLTPAEALDPRRGPEAVAAQAPAWEPGTAHGYHPLTYGWLLDELVRRVTGRGAGEWIASDIAAPLGLAGDLWLGLPDSVAATGRVGRAGRLESAPEPTGGLRVRAKRSVTEAYDDPDSLTRRAFAAITPFPDQNDPAYRASALPATNGIATADGLARFYAALAGEVDGVRLFAPATLAAARAEESSGPDRVLVINTRFGLGYMLHGTASPLLAPTSFGHPGRGGPLGFADPESGIAFGYVTNGYRKTVTADPRAQALVAAVRTALKA